Proteins encoded by one window of Mustela erminea isolate mMusErm1 chromosome 7, mMusErm1.Pri, whole genome shotgun sequence:
- the AP5S1 gene encoding AP-5 complex subunit sigma-1 isoform X3: protein MVHAFLIHTLRAPQAQDTGLCRVLYSCVFGAENSPDDPRPRGAERDRLLRKEQILAVARQVDSMCRLQQQASGRTPMDLQPQSSDEPVPLHEAPLGAFRLAAGDPFQEPRTVVWLGVLSLGFALVLDAHENLLLAEGTLRLLARLLLDHLRLLTPSTNLLLRADRIEGILARFLPHGQLLFLNDQFVQGLEKEFSAAWPR from the exons ATGGTCCATGCTTTCCTCATCCACACCTTGCGGGCTCCACAGGCCCAGGACACAGGCCTTTGCCGAGTGCTCTACTCCTGCGTCTTTGGTGCTGAGAACTCACCGGATGACCCACGACCACGTGGTGCTGAGAGGGACAGGCTCCTCCGAAAGGAGCAGATTTTGGCTGTGGCCAG GCAGGTGGACTCCATGTGCCGGCTGCAGCAGCAGGCATCTGGCCGGACCCCCATGGACCTGCAGCCTCAGTCGTCAGATGAGCCAGTGCCCCTGCATGAGGCCCCACTTGGGGCCTTCCGCCTGGCAGCAGGGGACCCTTTTCAGGAGCCTCGGACAGTGGTATGGCTGGGTGTGCTCTCATTAGGATTTGCCCTGGTGCTGGATGCCCACGAGAACCTGCTGCTGGCTGAGGGCACACTCCGGCTGCTGGCACGCCTCCTCCTCGACCACCTCCGGCTGCTGACCCCCAGCACCAACCTCCTGCTTCGGGCTGATCGCATCGAGGGCATCCTCGCCCGCTTCCTGCCCCATGGTCAACTGCTCTTTCTCAACGACCAGTTTGTCCAGGGTCTGGAGAAGGAATTCAGTGCTGCGTGGCCCCGCTGA
- the AP5S1 gene encoding AP-5 complex subunit sigma-1 isoform X2 produces the protein MWPPSLFRTVHAPGRCAPSRRPGARLLQASQRDSTNTRSGDNPRGSRWEFEAGGLWSEGESRPCRGGGASRCQNTTPAHSRNSTPDVGTPPHLGGPRPAPPPRARQLVRAPATGVRRRSEAAQPPLLSCCGVERPLSRSPRARKGEQVDSMCRLQQQASGRTPMDLQPQSSDEPVPLHEAPLGAFRLAAGDPFQEPRTVVWLGVLSLGFALVLDAHENLLLAEGTLRLLARLLLDHLRLLTPSTNLLLRADRIEGILARFLPHGQLLFLNDQFVQGLEKEFSAAWPR, from the exons ATGTGGCCACCGAGCCTTTTCCGGACGGTTCACGCTCCGGGACGCTGCGCCCCCTCGCGGAGGCCTGGGGCTCGGCTACTCCAGGCCTCGCAGCGGGACTCCACCAATACCCGGTCTGGAGATAACCCGCGAGGGTCCCGCTGGGAGTTCGAAGCAGGGGGTCTTTGGTCCGAGGGCGAAAGCCGCCCCTGCCGGGGTGGGGGAGCGTCCAGGTGTCAGAACACCACCCCTGCCCATTCCCGGAACAGTACACCTGACGTGGGGACCCCACCTCACTTGGGGGGgcctcgccccgccccccccccccgcgcgcGTCAACTCGTGCGTGCGCCCGCGACCGGTGTACGCAGGCGCTCAGAGGCCGCGCAGCCGCCATTGCTCTCCTGCTGCGGAGTGGAGCGGCCTCTGAGTAGAAGTCCGCGGGCAAGGAAGGGTGA GCAGGTGGACTCCATGTGCCGGCTGCAGCAGCAGGCATCTGGCCGGACCCCCATGGACCTGCAGCCTCAGTCGTCAGATGAGCCAGTGCCCCTGCATGAGGCCCCACTTGGGGCCTTCCGCCTGGCAGCAGGGGACCCTTTTCAGGAGCCTCGGACAGTGGTATGGCTGGGTGTGCTCTCATTAGGATTTGCCCTGGTGCTGGATGCCCACGAGAACCTGCTGCTGGCTGAGGGCACACTCCGGCTGCTGGCACGCCTCCTCCTCGACCACCTCCGGCTGCTGACCCCCAGCACCAACCTCCTGCTTCGGGCTGATCGCATCGAGGGCATCCTCGCCCGCTTCCTGCCCCATGGTCAACTGCTCTTTCTCAACGACCAGTTTGTCCAGGGTCTGGAGAAGGAATTCAGTGCTGCGTGGCCCCGCTGA
- the AP5S1 gene encoding AP-5 complex subunit sigma-1 isoform X1 — MWPPSLFRTVHAPGRCAPSRRPGARLLQASQRDSTNTRSGDNPRGSRWEFEAGGLWSEGESRPCRGGGASRCQNTTPAHSRNSTPDVGTPPHLGGPRPAPPPRARQLVRAPATGVRRRSEAAQPPLLSCCGVERPLSRSPRARKGDVHPGAMVHAFLIHTLRAPQAQDTGLCRVLYSCVFGAENSPDDPRPRGAERDRLLRKEQILAVARQVDSMCRLQQQASGRTPMDLQPQSSDEPVPLHEAPLGAFRLAAGDPFQEPRTVVWLGVLSLGFALVLDAHENLLLAEGTLRLLARLLLDHLRLLTPSTNLLLRADRIEGILARFLPHGQLLFLNDQFVQGLEKEFSAAWPR; from the exons ATGTGGCCACCGAGCCTTTTCCGGACGGTTCACGCTCCGGGACGCTGCGCCCCCTCGCGGAGGCCTGGGGCTCGGCTACTCCAGGCCTCGCAGCGGGACTCCACCAATACCCGGTCTGGAGATAACCCGCGAGGGTCCCGCTGGGAGTTCGAAGCAGGGGGTCTTTGGTCCGAGGGCGAAAGCCGCCCCTGCCGGGGTGGGGGAGCGTCCAGGTGTCAGAACACCACCCCTGCCCATTCCCGGAACAGTACACCTGACGTGGGGACCCCACCTCACTTGGGGGGgcctcgccccgccccccccccccgcgcgcGTCAACTCGTGCGTGCGCCCGCGACCGGTGTACGCAGGCGCTCAGAGGCCGCGCAGCCGCCATTGCTCTCCTGCTGCGGAGTGGAGCGGCCTCTGAGTAGAAGTCCGCGGGCAAGGAAGGGTGA TGTCCACCCTGGAGCCATGGTCCATGCTTTCCTCATCCACACCTTGCGGGCTCCACAGGCCCAGGACACAGGCCTTTGCCGAGTGCTCTACTCCTGCGTCTTTGGTGCTGAGAACTCACCGGATGACCCACGACCACGTGGTGCTGAGAGGGACAGGCTCCTCCGAAAGGAGCAGATTTTGGCTGTGGCCAG GCAGGTGGACTCCATGTGCCGGCTGCAGCAGCAGGCATCTGGCCGGACCCCCATGGACCTGCAGCCTCAGTCGTCAGATGAGCCAGTGCCCCTGCATGAGGCCCCACTTGGGGCCTTCCGCCTGGCAGCAGGGGACCCTTTTCAGGAGCCTCGGACAGTGGTATGGCTGGGTGTGCTCTCATTAGGATTTGCCCTGGTGCTGGATGCCCACGAGAACCTGCTGCTGGCTGAGGGCACACTCCGGCTGCTGGCACGCCTCCTCCTCGACCACCTCCGGCTGCTGACCCCCAGCACCAACCTCCTGCTTCGGGCTGATCGCATCGAGGGCATCCTCGCCCGCTTCCTGCCCCATGGTCAACTGCTCTTTCTCAACGACCAGTTTGTCCAGGGTCTGGAGAAGGAATTCAGTGCTGCGTGGCCCCGCTGA